A segment of the Ananas comosus cultivar F153 unplaced genomic scaffold, ASM154086v1, whole genome shotgun sequence genome:
ctcgtgttcggctcgtttatcaAAAGAactgaaaaattcagttcgtgttcgactcgtttactaaatgagcgattcgatctcgagctcattttgagccgaacacgagctggctcgcgaatagcgagctggattgccacccctagctACATGTAGGCCACATTGTTGTCGCTCTTAGATTGTAGAGCAGACACAAGCATTGCCAAAATTTGGCTCTCATGAATAGTTAGTGCAGAGTCTAGTTAGAGCATAGCATTAATGTTTCTTAAGATTGATTGGTGATGATCCTCTCATACCTAATTTTGATCTGAATTTATAGATTACCAACCTAATGGGCAAGCACCAATTTCAAGCACGGACAAGCAAATAGGGCCTCAAACTCACCCTGATGGCACTGTGGAGGCCTACTCTCCCCCTCGACGGTTAACAACAGACGAGATCCCCCAAATCGTCAACGATTTCAGACTTGCCGCAAGGAATGCCATCGACGCTGGTAATCTCTCCAGTAACATAAAACTTCTACCACAAAACTTCACATTCACACTACTGTTACATACTTGCAGGCTTTGATGGGGTCGAAATACACGGTGCGCATGGCTATTTAATTGAGCAATTCATGAAGGACTGTGCTAACGACCGAACCGACGAGTACGGGGGGAGCCTTGAGAACCGGTGCCGCTTTGCGCTAGAGATTGTCGAAGCGGTCGTCAATGAGATCGGAGCAGGCAGAGTCGCAATAAAGCTCTCACCTTTTGAGGACTACATGGATTGCTGGGACTCAAATCCAGAAGCTCTTGGGCTCTACATGGTCAAATCGCTAAACAAGTACAACATTCTCTACTGCCATATGGTTGAACCCCGAATGTGTATCGTCGAAGGGCGGCGCCAAATCCCTCATAGGCTTCTTCCTATGAGGAAAGCTTTTAATGGAACTTTTATTCCCGTGGGAGGATACGATAGAGAGGAAGGGAACAAAGTGGTTAATGAAGGTTATGCTGATCTTGTGGCTTATGGCCGCTTGTTCTTGGCTAATCCTGATTTGCCGAAGCGATTCGAGCTTAATGCGCCATTGAATCAGTATGATAGAACGACATTTTACACTTCTGATCCTGTTGTTGGGTACACAGATTACCCATTTCTCGAGTCTTCTGTTTGAATTTTTTGCCGATTTGTTTTGTTAATCAATGTTAGTGATATGAGAGTGGTACGTAGAGTTGAGATTGTTGGTTTTCCTCATGTAACATGGCATTGTTTACACTACACAGGCATCATGAATAAAGTGATTTTACAGGTGAAGTATTGTTGTCTTGATTGTTTCTTTTGTG
Coding sequences within it:
- the LOC109706318 gene encoding 12-oxophytodienoate reductase 1-like produces the protein SEFIDYQPNGQAPISSTDKQIGPQTHPDGTVEAYSPPRRLTTDEIPQIVNDFRLAARNAIDAGFDGVEIHGAHGYLIEQFMKDCANDRTDEYGGSLENRCRFALEIVEAVVNEIGAGRVAIKLSPFEDYMDCWDSNPEALGLYMVKSLNKYNILYCHMVEPRMCIVEGRRQIPHRLLPMRKAFNGTFIPVGGYDREEGNKVVNEGYADLVAYGRLFLANPDLPKRFELNAPLNQYDRTTFYTSDPVVGYTDYPFLESSV